A window from uncultured Fusobacterium sp. encodes these proteins:
- the folE gene encoding GTP cyclohydrolase I FolE: MELNKIEKAFETILEGIGEDKNREGLKETPKRVALSYSELFSGINQNPKEPLLRTFSVDKNDLIMEKGIDFYSMCEHHFLPFFGTIDVAYIPNGKIVGFGDIIKTIEILSKRPQIQERLGSELADIIYETLNCQGVMIIIKAKHLCMTMRGAKKENSQIITTAYRGSFEKDNTLRIEVLNLLK; this comes from the coding sequence ATGGAGTTAAATAAGATAGAAAAAGCTTTTGAAACAATATTAGAAGGAATTGGAGAGGATAAAAATAGAGAGGGATTAAAGGAAACTCCTAAAAGAGTTGCATTAAGTTATAGTGAGCTTTTCTCTGGAATTAATCAAAATCCAAAAGAACCTTTATTAAGAACTTTTTCAGTAGATAAAAATGATTTGATTATGGAAAAAGGAATAGATTTTTATTCTATGTGTGAGCACCATTTTCTTCCTTTTTTTGGAACAATTGATGTCGCTTATATTCCTAATGGAAAGATAGTAGGTTTTGGAGATATTATTAAAACTATAGAAATACTTTCTAAAAGACCACAAATACAGGAAAGACTTGGAAGTGAATTAGCAGATATCATCTATGAAACTCTTAATTGTCAAGGTGTAATGATTATTATCAAAGCTAAACATCTTTGTATGACTATGAGAGGAGCTAAAAAAGAAAATAGTCAAATAATAACTACTGCTTATAGGGGAAGTTTTGAAAAAGATAACACTTTAAGGATAGAGGTATTAAATTTATTAAAGTAA